The window ACTCCGGTCACACTGGTCAAGCCAGGTAAGCTCTACTATTGGCCTCCTGGTAGAGGTTTCTGCGTATTCTACGGCATAAGCCAGCCCTACAGCGAGGTCTACGAGATAGGTGAGTACGTAGGCGTCTTGTTCGACCTGAGAAGCATAGAAGACGGTGAAGAGGCCCAAGTCTCAAACCACAAACCGGCTGAAGAATTTGCAGACATAGCGGAAAGACTAAGGAAGTTAGGCTACTTATGTGCCACACCGTTTTATGACGAAGAGAAAATGGTCACAGCCTCTAAGACCGTGAATGGGGTTAGGATCGGTTTTAACATCTACGTAGAGGATTACGGCTACCACGTCGAATGCGAACCTTTCTACGAGTTTTCTAATAGCTTTCCCGTCCTCCTCGCAACTCTCAAGCTCAAACAAGCCGTTACCCAGATGAGCGATACCGTTAGGCTGGACCTTAACGAGGACGGTTGGGTTACCTTAACGGCGTTTGTCAAAGATTTAAGCGACCTAGGCGAGACTATAATGAACCTAGAGCGGGTTTACCTCAAAGTTCTGAAGATTCTTTCGGCAGAAGCAGGAAGAACCTAAAATAAAATGGATAACTCAACCTCTGGCTAAGCTCTTTTCACCTTTACTTTTTCCTCCAGGTAAGACTGTCGTGTCAGTATAGATGTTGGGCTGGTTTTACGCGTTCATAACCCGTCTTAGGCTCTTCGAGATTAGAAGGGCAAGATTAACAAGAGTCTGTTTAAGGTCTCAAAAACTCCCTTTCAACCGTTCAGACAGTTTAGCTCTTAACCCTTACAAGCTTCGGTCGGCCTAGTATCCTCCAATACTCAACCTCGACCGAAGGCTTCAGTTTATCCTTGAACTCCTCGTCGACCTCCGTGAGTTCAAAGACCTCGAAGGTCTCTAAGTCCATTATCTGAATGACGTCTCCGGCTACGGCTATGACCTGGCCGCTACGTTTGTCGATTATAGGTACATCTATCTTAGCGTCGACCGGAGAAACGATGCTCCTCTTAACCCCGTCGAAGAGCCCTATGGCCACTATCCTGGCCTTAGCGCTTCCGTGTTTACCAGGCTTAGACTTCTCGACCGTGACGATTCTAGACGGTTCGCCGTCTATGATAACGTACATACCCTCTTTCAAAGACCCCACGTCGACCGGCCTACTCATGACCACGCACCACCATAAATTATAGGTGAGCTTTTCTTAAATCTTCTGTCCCAAACCCCTCCAAGTCGAATATTCTAGGTTTAAGACCTAGTCGCTTGTATACAGCTAGAATCCTATCCAACGCATCCTCCACGGTCTGGGTTGAGCCGAAGTATATTAGGTGACTGAAGCATCCAGACCTACAGTCTGAGGAGCCGAAGCCCCTGAGCTCTGGATTGGGCAACCCCTCCCTCGTAAGCTCTTCTACGACCTTACACTCGGCTTTTTGA is drawn from Candidatus Bathyarchaeota archaeon and contains these coding sequences:
- a CDS encoding translation initiation factor IF-5A; this translates as MSRPVDVGSLKEGMYVIIDGEPSRIVTVEKSKPGKHGSAKARIVAIGLFDGVKRSIVSPVDAKIDVPIIDKRSGQVIAVAGDVIQIMDLETFEVFELTEVDEEFKDKLKPSVEVEYWRILGRPKLVRVKS